In the Candidatus Poribacteria bacterium genome, one interval contains:
- a CDS encoding NHL repeat-containing protein has product MKTHILILVGLMLALSSTLWAQYQIGDAWLVDQGAGQIIRIMASNQIDPQAISGFKQPVVAAVNPKDWSLWIADSAAQVIIKFDADKKQAAMIEGVKTPSSISIDLRDGSIWVGMESSVAKYSAGGKRLFRMGGVIEAYVAVNPKDGTCWVTDSGKSGNPPGRVLKLAPDGSQLLVVDKGFTEPKGVAVNPADGSAWVVDSQGNQVVRLDANGRIVAKVQGLNFPSSVSVNPRDGTAWIADTQNGRLIKVDPSGKIIQEISQQMCGSVGIMFPTFVTVDPNDGGIWVIDQIIRQVLKFDANGTPKIQIPRQILKNPSFVTVSYLEKK; this is encoded by the coding sequence ATGAAAACCCATATCCTTATCCTAGTAGGTTTAATGCTCGCCCTTTCGAGCACGCTCTGGGCGCAATATCAGATCGGCGACGCCTGGCTCGTGGACCAGGGTGCCGGACAGATAATCAGGATAATGGCGAGCAATCAGATCGATCCACAGGCGATATCCGGCTTCAAACAGCCGGTGGTAGCAGCGGTCAACCCGAAGGACTGGAGCCTGTGGATCGCCGACTCGGCCGCACAGGTCATAATAAAGTTCGACGCCGACAAAAAGCAGGCCGCCATGATAGAGGGCGTCAAAACCCCGTCGAGCATATCGATCGATCTCAGGGATGGATCGATATGGGTTGGTATGGAAAGCAGCGTCGCCAAATATTCGGCCGGCGGCAAAAGGCTCTTCAGGATGGGCGGGGTTATCGAGGCATATGTCGCCGTTAACCCCAAGGACGGCACATGTTGGGTCACCGATTCCGGGAAAAGCGGGAATCCGCCCGGCAGGGTGCTGAAACTCGCCCCGGATGGAAGCCAGCTTCTGGTCGTGGACAAGGGATTCACCGAGCCCAAGGGCGTGGCGGTGAACCCAGCCGACGGAAGCGCTTGGGTGGTCGACAGCCAGGGCAATCAGGTGGTCAGGCTGGACGCCAACGGCAGGATCGTGGCGAAGGTGCAGGGCCTTAACTTCCCCTCATCCGTCAGCGTCAATCCCAGAGATGGAACCGCCTGGATAGCCGATACGCAAAACGGCCGTCTCATCAAGGTCGATCCCAGCGGCAAGATAATCCAGGAGATCTCTCAACAGATGTGCGGCAGCGTAGGGATCATGTTCCCCACATTCGTAACGGTCGATCCCAACGACGGCGGGATCTGGGTGATAGACCAGATCATCAGACAGGTGCTCAAGTTCGACGCC